Part of the Mycoplasma mycoides subsp. mycoides SC str. PG1 genome is shown below.
CTCAGTCAGAAAAATATGTATTTTCTTTATCAAATAAAGTATCTATAACACCAATAGTTGGTTCATTAGTTGGTTTTTGTATACTTTTGATACTTTGTTTTGCTTCTATATTATACATAGGTTCTATATAAGATATATCATTAATCCCCATAGCTATTAAATAAGGTGCTTTTTCAACTAATTTATTAATTTGATCTCTATTTAGAAAAAATGTTATTTCATCTAACTTTGATGCATTTGAAAATTCTATATCTAATTGTTTAAAAATATCAGAGGCTTTAGTATTAGTATCATAAATACTAATAATTGACGGTTGATCTAATGTTTCACTAAACTCATCCACCTGAAAGCTTTTTATGAAATATACATCTAATATTGTGTTTATAAGTCTTGTTTTTGTTAAATCAACAAAAGAAGTATTAAAATTTTTATTAATAGAATTAATATCTTCTTGTGTTATTTTGTAATATGAGTAATGCTTTAAATAATCTATACAGTTTTCTAAATTTTTAATAGCTTTTTGTAGTATTGAATTAGTAATACAATATGTAATTATATGATAGCTTGGATTTGAATCAGAAAATCTACATCCAACAACTCTTTGATTATTTTTCATAAAGTCGTGTTCAAATATAGATTTTATTCTATTACTTTTTACAATTATTCTTTTGTAATGAACACTGATTAATGGATTAATTTTTAAAGTTTGTTTTTCTCAAAAATCTCTCACCTTAATCAAATCATCTTTTAATTTAATAAGTTCATCAAGTGATACTTTTTGACCAGGTGGAAGTTTAAACGGATTGTAATTACTACTATAGTCATCTGATTCAAAATCTTTTCTTAATTCTAAGATTTTATTTGACATTATAAATCTCCTTTAATTCTCTGGCTACTTGGCTTTTTGAAACACCTGTTAATATTTCTATTTCTCTAGTTGTAAAACCTTCATTTTTAAGTTCTTTTAAATCACTTTCTTTTTTATTTGTAACGTTTCTATAAAGTCTTCTTAGATAATCAAACTCGCTATTAGGATCACTAAAAGCTAGAGATGTTTTGATAATATTTTCCAGAGTTCCAGGATATGGAATTTTTTTATAAAGAGAGATGATTTTTCTAAACATTCTTGTGTTTTTACCAATGTGACTAAGTTTTTTTGAATAATTATTGAAAATAACTTCTGCAACATCTAATAAATCTTTACGTGTATATCTATCAAAATCAACAACTGAATCAAATCTTCTAACAAGTGCTTTATCTAAGTGTTCATACAAATTAGTTGTAGCAATAAGTATAATTTTTTTGTTTAAATTATCTAAACATTGCAAAACAGTTGAAGTTGCTCTTCCCATTTCTCTAAGATCATTACTATTAGTTCTATCTAAAGCCAAAGCATCAATTTCATCAAATAAAATAATTGCATCTTCAGGGTGAAATAATTTATTAATTTCATCAAATAATTGATTAATATTTTTTTGAGTTTGTCCTAATTTACTATCAATTAATGCTGAAAAATTGACTATAAACAGTTCTCTATTAAGTATTCTTGCTATTTGTTCTGTTGTCTTAGTTTTTCCAGTTCCAGGAGAACCAACAAATAAAAATTTATTTACTTCTAATTGATTTTTTGGTGCATTAATTATACCTATAATATCATTATTGATTTCATCTGGAAGAGGTAGAGGTTTATTTTGAATATCAACTCGCTTGATTCATTCAGAGTTACTTTCATTAAACTGTGGCACAAATGTATTAGTATTTGAAAGCAAACTAGCTATATATTGACTTAATTGTACATCTCCATTTCTATAAAAATCACTAGCTATAAAATATGCTTCATCTCTAAATGCTGCATCATTGTTTTCTGCATAATATCTTATTAAATTTATAACATTAGCTTTTTTCATTCCAACCACCTTACTTTTAGTTTAACATTCTGGGGCAAATAATGATATATTTGGGACAAATTTAATAAAAAATAAATTTTATTCAATTAACTTTTTAGATTTATTTACAATATTTAGTTTAAAAACTTTGCAAGAATCGCTTGAAAAACTTTACAATATTCAGATAAAAAACTTTACAATTTTAAGCAAAGTTTTTTTACAATTTTTTCTTATTTTCTCACTTAACTATTAACTTCAAACTTATAAAATGTGTGATAAAAATCAATGGTAATAATCATAAATAAGTAAATGTAATATCACTTATTCAATGACCTCTATTAACAACAATTGCAAAACTCATTGATATTAAATGTAAAAAATATAAACTTAATAAAATAATTTTAATTAGTGTTAACTTCTGATTATTTGTTAAAAAATAAAAGAATGTGCATCCAATAATTAAAGTAGCAGCTACATGACCTGATGGAAATGCTCAATCAAACCAGTGTTTATACTGTACTGAATTTTTATCTGGTTTAAATAAACTTTCATTAATTTTATATCAAGGTCATTCACCAGGTATATTATTAGCATATTTATTATCACCAATATTAAATCCGTATTTAAAAGTAGATTGATTTAAATAATAATCAACTCAATCATTATGATTATCTAATCTAAGTTGTTCTAATAAATCACCATAAATAATATTGTAATAATAAGGTCTAGAAGTCATTCCTTTTAATAAAACTATAATAGTATAAGAAACAAAAACAATAAATAATATCTTACTAGCTTGTATTCAATATTTATCAACTAAATAACTAGGATCATTTTTAAACTTATAATTAATTACATAAAATCCAATAAATAATCCTATGCAGTGAATGATTAAACTTATTATTAAACCGACATTTCTATACTTATTGCTTAATAAATAAATAGCATCTCCACTATTACCAAATCCATTATCAGCATTAAATTTAAAATAAGTAGTAATGCACTTAATAATTACAAATCCAAAATAAACTAGTATATAAACTAGTTTTAATAGTCACTTATTTTTCTTTCAAAAGTTATTATTTTGTTTTTTAATCTTAAATAAAAATCAACTTTCAATAAGTACCATTATATTAAATAACATAAAAACTACTAATTCAGTAGTACCTAAAATATCATAAAACACTGATCAATATCTAACTATTTCATATTTAAAACCTTTTTCAAAAAATATAGCTAATTTAAGATCAATAGAATAAAAAGAAGTAAATAAAAAACCAATTAAAGAA
Proteins encoded:
- a CDS encoding ATP-binding protein, which gives rise to MKKANVINLIRYYAENNDAAFRDEAYFIASDFYRNGDVQLSQYIASLLSNTNTFVPQFNESNSEWIKRVDIQNKPLPLPDEINNDIIGIINAPKNQLEVNKFLFVGSPGTGKTKTTEQIARILNRELFIVNFSALIDSKLGQTQKNINQLFDEINKLFHPEDAIILFDEIDALALDRTNSNDLREMGRATSTVLQCLDNLNKKIILIATTNLYEHLDKALVRRFDSVVDFDRYTRKDLLDVAEVIFNNYSKKLSHIGKNTRMFRKIISLYKKIPYPGTLENIIKTSLAFSDPNSEFDYLRRLYRNVTNKKESDLKELKNEGFTTREIEILTGVSKSQVARELKEIYNVK
- a CDS encoding phosphatase PAP2 family protein → MLIMNNQFRIKNKKLNLVAIIIGSFACFLFLVSLIGFLFTSFYSIDLKLAIFFEKGFKYEIVRYWSVFYDILGTTELVVFMLFNIMVLIESWFLFKIKKQNNNFWKKNKWLLKLVYILVYFGFVIIKCITTYFKFNADNGFGNSGDAIYLLSNKYRNVGLIISLIIHCIGLFIGFYVINYKFKNDPSYLVDKYWIQASKILFIVFVSYTIIVLLKGMTSRPYYYNIIYGDLLEQLRLDNHNDWVDYYLNQSTFKYGFNIGDNKYANNIPGEWPWYKINESLFKPDKNSVQYKHWFDWAFPSGHVAATLIIGCTFFYFLTNNQKLTLIKIILLSLYFLHLISMSFAIVVNRGHWISDITFTYLWLLPLIFITHFISLKLIVKWENKKKL